A genomic region of Cannabis sativa cultivar Pink pepper isolate KNU-18-1 chromosome 1, ASM2916894v1, whole genome shotgun sequence contains the following coding sequences:
- the LOC115706949 gene encoding protein yippee-like At4g27745, whose protein sequence is MEDFVLPRLYNCYKCQNPVSRHDDIVSKDFQATHGRAFLFSHAMNIVLGPKQDRQLMTGLHTVADVYCKDCGEVLGWKYEKAYEQSQKYKEGKFILEKFKIVKNN, encoded by the exons ATGGAGGATTTTGTGTTGCCAAGGCTGTACAACTGTTACAAGTGCCAGAACCCAGTATCTCGTCATGATGATATAGTTTCTAAAGATTTTCAG gcaACGCATGGGAGAGCCTTTCTGTTTTCTCATGCGATGAACATAGTTCTGGGGCCCAAACAGGACAGGCAGCTTATGACTGGTCTTCACACAGTAGCTGATGTTTACTGCAAAGATTGTGGAGAAGTTTTGGGATGGAAATATGAGAAGGCCTATGAGCAATCTCAGAAGTACAAAGAAGGCAAATTCATTCTTGAAAAATTCAAGATTGTAAAGAATAATTAG
- the LOC115706052 gene encoding uncharacterized protein LOC115706052: protein MEFCPTCGNMLQFELPHMGRAARFYCPTCPYVCYLENRVKIKRKQHLVKKDIEPIFSQDDLKNAPKAEVSCPKCGHGMAAYKTMQTRSADEPETILYACLGDYCRNTWRE from the exons ATGGAGTTCTGCCCGACTTGTGGGAACATGCTGCAATTCGAGCTGCCCCATATGGGACGCGCTGCTAGATTCTACTGCCCGACCTGCCCTTACGTATGCTACTTAGAGAACAGG GTTAAGATAAAGAGAAAGCAGCACTTGGTCAAGAAAGATATTGAACCTATTTTCTCCCAAGATGATTTGAAGAATGCCCCCAAAGCTGAAG TATCTTGTCCGAAATGTGGTCATGGAATGGCTGCGTACAAGACAATGCAAACTCGATCTGCTGATGAGCCAGAGACAATACTTTACGCTTGCTTGGGTGATTACTGCAGGAATACTTGGCGTGAATAA
- the LOC133032482 gene encoding uncharacterized protein LOC133032482 gives MSLRIKASNETVLAEIKSILSLKIENIRHEEDKILRALREVIAINEEIKRVVEVRGALIKSREKFLVLRAALSHVPELLYYIDEVWHRVSNLGDAIRYTAFICELTLDFHNFVFEKTYIVETNGMEEERVKNIRYKLSDDSVEDITESVNVTNERDLEESEMPDYFEVTAEMLELELKSPPQIEAEKIVEVIEIPSDEESKDEEMPEGPNEPDYPPIPKSKDSDLPTATNIDELEDDIPDYHFEVEIDESDSESEDMPAPIPADVEMEINFEEHPEENLEEDHEGSEAESCVEDE, from the coding sequence ATGTCTCTTAGAATTAAGGCGTCAAACGAAACAGTACTTGCAGAAATAAAAAGCATTCTGTCACTTAAGATCGAAAATATCCGCCACGAAGAGGATAAGATTCTTAGAGCTCTACGAGAGGTCATCGCAATTAATGAAGAAATTAAAAGAGTAGTAGAGGTGAGGGGAGCCTTAATCAAATCACGAGAAAAGTTTCTAGTGCTAAGGGCTGCTTTGTCACATGTCCCCGAACTTCTTTACTATATCGATGAAGTCTGGCACCGTGTCTCAAATCTTGGCGACGCAATTAGATACACAGCATTTATATGTGAGCTGACGCTTGACTTCCACAACTTCGTTTTCGAAAAGACTTATATTGTGGAAACAAACGGCATGGAAGAAGAACGCGTCAAGAACATACGATATAAGCTAAGTGACGACAGTGTGGAGGACATAACTGAATCTGTGAACGTAACTAATGAACGAGATTTGGAAGAATCAGAAATGCCAGACTATTTTGAAGTGACAGCAGAAATGTTGGAACTTGAACTAAAAAGCCCACCTCAAATAGAAGCAGAGAAAATAGTAGAAGTAATAGAGATTCCTTCAGATGAAGAATCCAAAGATGAGGAAATGCCAGAAGGGCCCAATGAGCCAGATTACCCCCCAATACCGAAGAGCAAGGACTCAGATCTACCCACAGCAACCAACATCGATGAACTAGAAGATGACATACCTGACTATCATTTTGAAGTAGAAATTGATGAGTCAGACTCTGAATCCGAGGACATGCCAGCACCAATTCCAGCAGATGTGGAAATGGAAATAAACTTCGAGGAACACCCAGAAGAGAACCTAGAAGAAGACCATGAAGGATCTGAAGCCGAGTCATGCGTGGAGGATGAATAA
- the LOC115706051 gene encoding serine/threonine-protein kinase WNK8 isoform X4, with protein MGTPDVEAGFIEKDPTNRYSRYNEILGKGAFKTVYKAFDEVDGIEVAWNQVKINDVLRSPEDLEKLYSEVHLLKSLKHENIIKLYHSWVDDEHKTINMITELFTSGNLRQYRKIHKNIDVKAIKNWARQILRGLVYLHSHNPPIIHRDLKCDNIFVNGNHGEVKIGDLGLAIVLQQPTAQSVIGTPEFMAPELYEEKYNELVDIYSFGMCMLEMVTCDYPYSECKNPAQIYKKVTTGIKPAALRKVSDPQIKDFVEKCIVPAAERFSAKELLKDPFLQVENPKELTRDPVLLTYKSFKGLNLKSGPSTMDIDPDYKQHYESTGTESNLSSPESSVLEFLRTNTRHEFRLRGKLNDDNSVSLTLRISDFSGRVRNIHFLFYLNTDTAISVAGEMVEQLELADHNVAFIAELIDDLILKLVPGWKPSFNNPSSGPIGSNGIIEDQPSIVSVASKVLDEDASTSDVKIDELANCNNNGCCEGLGWCGSELEHPDSYSGDNKLQGDTTGAGIFVPVNKHMKNLELQLPDLICRSHSKSSTSSCKSICLADKGPDVELQMELASIEEQYEQWFQELSKMKEEALEETRKRWAEKKRLAGHQLGAC; from the exons ATGGGGACTCCAGATGTAGAGGCTGGTTTTATAGAGAAAGATCCCACCAATCGATATAGTCGG TACAATGAAATATTGGGGAAGGGCGCCTTTAAGACCGT CTATAAGGCATTTGATGAAGTTGATGGAATAGAAGTGGCTTGGAATCAAGTGAAGATTAATGATGTTTTGCGGTCACCTGAGGATTTGGAGAAGCTGTACTCTGAAGTTCATCTCTTGAAATCACTGAAACATGAGAATATCATCAAGTTATATCATTCCTGGGTGGATGATGAACACAAAACTATTAACATGATTACTGAGCTTTTCACATCTGGGAATCTAAGACA ATACCGCAAGATTCACAAAAACATCGATGTGAAGGCTATAAAGAACTGGGCTAGACAAATACTCCGTGGTTTGGTGTATCTTCATAGCCATAACCCACCTATTATTCACAGGGACTTAAAATGTGACAATATATTTGTTAATGGTAATCATGGTGAAGTTAAAATTGGCGATCTTGGATTGGCAATTGTCTTGCAGCAGCCTACTGCTCAAAGTGTCATTG GAACTCCTGAATTTATGGCTCCTGAGCTCTATGAGGAGAAATATAATGAACTTGTCGACATATACTCTTTTGGGATGTGCATGTTAGAGATGGTAACTTGTGACTATCCATATAGTGAATGCAAAAATCCAGCTCAAATCTATAAGAAGGTTACCACA GGCATTAAGCCTGCTGCTCTTCGCAAGGTGAGTGATCCCCAAATCAAGGATTTTGTTGAGAAGTGCATAGTTCCAGCTGCTGAGAGATTTTCTGCAAAGGAGCTTCTCAAGGATCCATTCCTTCAAGTTGAAAATCCAAAGGAATTAACCCGTGATCCAGTACTGCTAACCTATAAAAGTTTCAAAGGATTAAACTTAAAATCTGGTCCTTCGACGATGGACATAGATCCTGATTATAAGCAGCATTATGAAAGCACCGGCACAGAGAGCAACTTGAGTAGCCCTGAAAGTTCAGTCTTGGAGTTCCTAAGAACAAATACAAGGCATGAATTTAGGTTGAGAGGAAAGTTAAATGATGACAACTCAGTATCATTGACCTTGCGTATATCTGATTTTTCCG GTCGAGTTAGGAATATACATTTTCTCTTTTACCTCAACACTGATACGGCAATTTCAGTAGCGGGTGAAATGGTTGAACAACTTGAGTTAGCAGATCATAATGTGGCTTTCATTGCCGAGTTGATTGATGACTTGATACTCAAGCTTGTACCTGGTTGGAAGCCTTCCTTTAATAATCCCTCGTCTGGGCCAATAGGTTCCAATGGAATTATTGAAG ATCAACCTTCAATAGTATCAGTTGCTTCCAAGGTACTGGATGAAGATGCTTCAACAAGTGATGTTAAAATAGATGAGTTGGCTAACTGCAATAACAATGGATGCTGTGAAGGCTTAGGTTGGTGTGGCTCAGAATTAGAACACCCGGATTCATATTCTGGTGACAATAAATTGCAAGGAGATACCACCGGTGCTGGCATCTTTGTCCCAGTTAACAAACATATGAAGAACTTGGAGTTACAGTTGCCAGATCTAATATGTAGATCTCATTCTAAAAGCTCAACAAGCAGCTGTAAATCAATATGCTTAGCAGATAAAGGTCCAGATGTTGAGCTTCAGATGGAATTAGCTTCCATTGAGGAACAATATGAGCAGTGGTTTCAAGAGCTTTCTAAGATGAAGGAGGAAGCATTGGAGGAGACTAGAAAAAGATGGGCAGAAAAGAAGAGGCTGGCGGGTCATCAGTTGGGGGCATGTTGA
- the LOC115706051 gene encoding serine/threonine-protein kinase WNK8 isoform X1 has product MNTGFGLALQASNGTFGIMGTPDVEAGFIEKDPTNRYSRYNEILGKGAFKTVYKAFDEVDGIEVAWNQVKINDVLRSPEDLEKLYSEVHLLKSLKHENIIKLYHSWVDDEHKTINMITELFTSGNLRQYRKIHKNIDVKAIKNWARQILRGLVYLHSHNPPIIHRDLKCDNIFVNGNHGEVKIGDLGLAIVLQQPTAQSVIGTPEFMAPELYEEKYNELVDIYSFGMCMLEMVTCDYPYSECKNPAQIYKKVTTGIKPAALRKVSDPQIKDFVEKCIVPAAERFSAKELLKDPFLQVENPKELTRDPVLLTYKSFKGLNLKSGPSTMDIDPDYKQHYESTGTESNLSSPESSVLEFLRTNTRHEFRLRGKLNDDNSVSLTLRISDFSGRVRNIHFLFYLNTDTAISVAGEMVEQLELADHNVAFIAELIDDLILKLVPGWKPSFNNPSSGPIGSNGIIEDQPSIVSVASKVLDEDASTSDVKIDELANCNNNGCCEGLGWCGSELEHPDSYSGDNKLQGDTTGAGIFVPVNKHMKNLELQLPDLICRSHSKSSTSSCKSICLADKGPDVELQMELASIEEQYEQWFQELSKMKEEALEETRKRWAEKKRLAGHQLGAC; this is encoded by the exons ATGAATACAGGGTTTGGTTTGGCGTTACAAGCAAGTAATGGAACGTTTGGAATAATGGGGACTCCAGATGTAGAGGCTGGTTTTATAGAGAAAGATCCCACCAATCGATATAGTCGG TACAATGAAATATTGGGGAAGGGCGCCTTTAAGACCGT CTATAAGGCATTTGATGAAGTTGATGGAATAGAAGTGGCTTGGAATCAAGTGAAGATTAATGATGTTTTGCGGTCACCTGAGGATTTGGAGAAGCTGTACTCTGAAGTTCATCTCTTGAAATCACTGAAACATGAGAATATCATCAAGTTATATCATTCCTGGGTGGATGATGAACACAAAACTATTAACATGATTACTGAGCTTTTCACATCTGGGAATCTAAGACA ATACCGCAAGATTCACAAAAACATCGATGTGAAGGCTATAAAGAACTGGGCTAGACAAATACTCCGTGGTTTGGTGTATCTTCATAGCCATAACCCACCTATTATTCACAGGGACTTAAAATGTGACAATATATTTGTTAATGGTAATCATGGTGAAGTTAAAATTGGCGATCTTGGATTGGCAATTGTCTTGCAGCAGCCTACTGCTCAAAGTGTCATTG GAACTCCTGAATTTATGGCTCCTGAGCTCTATGAGGAGAAATATAATGAACTTGTCGACATATACTCTTTTGGGATGTGCATGTTAGAGATGGTAACTTGTGACTATCCATATAGTGAATGCAAAAATCCAGCTCAAATCTATAAGAAGGTTACCACA GGCATTAAGCCTGCTGCTCTTCGCAAGGTGAGTGATCCCCAAATCAAGGATTTTGTTGAGAAGTGCATAGTTCCAGCTGCTGAGAGATTTTCTGCAAAGGAGCTTCTCAAGGATCCATTCCTTCAAGTTGAAAATCCAAAGGAATTAACCCGTGATCCAGTACTGCTAACCTATAAAAGTTTCAAAGGATTAAACTTAAAATCTGGTCCTTCGACGATGGACATAGATCCTGATTATAAGCAGCATTATGAAAGCACCGGCACAGAGAGCAACTTGAGTAGCCCTGAAAGTTCAGTCTTGGAGTTCCTAAGAACAAATACAAGGCATGAATTTAGGTTGAGAGGAAAGTTAAATGATGACAACTCAGTATCATTGACCTTGCGTATATCTGATTTTTCCG GTCGAGTTAGGAATATACATTTTCTCTTTTACCTCAACACTGATACGGCAATTTCAGTAGCGGGTGAAATGGTTGAACAACTTGAGTTAGCAGATCATAATGTGGCTTTCATTGCCGAGTTGATTGATGACTTGATACTCAAGCTTGTACCTGGTTGGAAGCCTTCCTTTAATAATCCCTCGTCTGGGCCAATAGGTTCCAATGGAATTATTGAAG ATCAACCTTCAATAGTATCAGTTGCTTCCAAGGTACTGGATGAAGATGCTTCAACAAGTGATGTTAAAATAGATGAGTTGGCTAACTGCAATAACAATGGATGCTGTGAAGGCTTAGGTTGGTGTGGCTCAGAATTAGAACACCCGGATTCATATTCTGGTGACAATAAATTGCAAGGAGATACCACCGGTGCTGGCATCTTTGTCCCAGTTAACAAACATATGAAGAACTTGGAGTTACAGTTGCCAGATCTAATATGTAGATCTCATTCTAAAAGCTCAACAAGCAGCTGTAAATCAATATGCTTAGCAGATAAAGGTCCAGATGTTGAGCTTCAGATGGAATTAGCTTCCATTGAGGAACAATATGAGCAGTGGTTTCAAGAGCTTTCTAAGATGAAGGAGGAAGCATTGGAGGAGACTAGAAAAAGATGGGCAGAAAAGAAGAGGCTGGCGGGTCATCAGTTGGGGGCATGTTGA
- the LOC115706051 gene encoding serine/threonine-protein kinase WNK8 isoform X2, whose product MERFGLALQASNGTFGIMGTPDVEAGFIEKDPTNRYSRYNEILGKGAFKTVYKAFDEVDGIEVAWNQVKINDVLRSPEDLEKLYSEVHLLKSLKHENIIKLYHSWVDDEHKTINMITELFTSGNLRQYRKIHKNIDVKAIKNWARQILRGLVYLHSHNPPIIHRDLKCDNIFVNGNHGEVKIGDLGLAIVLQQPTAQSVIGTPEFMAPELYEEKYNELVDIYSFGMCMLEMVTCDYPYSECKNPAQIYKKVTTGIKPAALRKVSDPQIKDFVEKCIVPAAERFSAKELLKDPFLQVENPKELTRDPVLLTYKSFKGLNLKSGPSTMDIDPDYKQHYESTGTESNLSSPESSVLEFLRTNTRHEFRLRGKLNDDNSVSLTLRISDFSGRVRNIHFLFYLNTDTAISVAGEMVEQLELADHNVAFIAELIDDLILKLVPGWKPSFNNPSSGPIGSNGIIEDQPSIVSVASKVLDEDASTSDVKIDELANCNNNGCCEGLGWCGSELEHPDSYSGDNKLQGDTTGAGIFVPVNKHMKNLELQLPDLICRSHSKSSTSSCKSICLADKGPDVELQMELASIEEQYEQWFQELSKMKEEALEETRKRWAEKKRLAGHQLGAC is encoded by the exons atggaaC GGTTTGGTTTGGCGTTACAAGCAAGTAATGGAACGTTTGGAATAATGGGGACTCCAGATGTAGAGGCTGGTTTTATAGAGAAAGATCCCACCAATCGATATAGTCGG TACAATGAAATATTGGGGAAGGGCGCCTTTAAGACCGT CTATAAGGCATTTGATGAAGTTGATGGAATAGAAGTGGCTTGGAATCAAGTGAAGATTAATGATGTTTTGCGGTCACCTGAGGATTTGGAGAAGCTGTACTCTGAAGTTCATCTCTTGAAATCACTGAAACATGAGAATATCATCAAGTTATATCATTCCTGGGTGGATGATGAACACAAAACTATTAACATGATTACTGAGCTTTTCACATCTGGGAATCTAAGACA ATACCGCAAGATTCACAAAAACATCGATGTGAAGGCTATAAAGAACTGGGCTAGACAAATACTCCGTGGTTTGGTGTATCTTCATAGCCATAACCCACCTATTATTCACAGGGACTTAAAATGTGACAATATATTTGTTAATGGTAATCATGGTGAAGTTAAAATTGGCGATCTTGGATTGGCAATTGTCTTGCAGCAGCCTACTGCTCAAAGTGTCATTG GAACTCCTGAATTTATGGCTCCTGAGCTCTATGAGGAGAAATATAATGAACTTGTCGACATATACTCTTTTGGGATGTGCATGTTAGAGATGGTAACTTGTGACTATCCATATAGTGAATGCAAAAATCCAGCTCAAATCTATAAGAAGGTTACCACA GGCATTAAGCCTGCTGCTCTTCGCAAGGTGAGTGATCCCCAAATCAAGGATTTTGTTGAGAAGTGCATAGTTCCAGCTGCTGAGAGATTTTCTGCAAAGGAGCTTCTCAAGGATCCATTCCTTCAAGTTGAAAATCCAAAGGAATTAACCCGTGATCCAGTACTGCTAACCTATAAAAGTTTCAAAGGATTAAACTTAAAATCTGGTCCTTCGACGATGGACATAGATCCTGATTATAAGCAGCATTATGAAAGCACCGGCACAGAGAGCAACTTGAGTAGCCCTGAAAGTTCAGTCTTGGAGTTCCTAAGAACAAATACAAGGCATGAATTTAGGTTGAGAGGAAAGTTAAATGATGACAACTCAGTATCATTGACCTTGCGTATATCTGATTTTTCCG GTCGAGTTAGGAATATACATTTTCTCTTTTACCTCAACACTGATACGGCAATTTCAGTAGCGGGTGAAATGGTTGAACAACTTGAGTTAGCAGATCATAATGTGGCTTTCATTGCCGAGTTGATTGATGACTTGATACTCAAGCTTGTACCTGGTTGGAAGCCTTCCTTTAATAATCCCTCGTCTGGGCCAATAGGTTCCAATGGAATTATTGAAG ATCAACCTTCAATAGTATCAGTTGCTTCCAAGGTACTGGATGAAGATGCTTCAACAAGTGATGTTAAAATAGATGAGTTGGCTAACTGCAATAACAATGGATGCTGTGAAGGCTTAGGTTGGTGTGGCTCAGAATTAGAACACCCGGATTCATATTCTGGTGACAATAAATTGCAAGGAGATACCACCGGTGCTGGCATCTTTGTCCCAGTTAACAAACATATGAAGAACTTGGAGTTACAGTTGCCAGATCTAATATGTAGATCTCATTCTAAAAGCTCAACAAGCAGCTGTAAATCAATATGCTTAGCAGATAAAGGTCCAGATGTTGAGCTTCAGATGGAATTAGCTTCCATTGAGGAACAATATGAGCAGTGGTTTCAAGAGCTTTCTAAGATGAAGGAGGAAGCATTGGAGGAGACTAGAAAAAGATGGGCAGAAAAGAAGAGGCTGGCGGGTCATCAGTTGGGGGCATGTTGA
- the LOC115706051 gene encoding probable serine/threonine-protein kinase WNK4 isoform X3 — protein sequence MITELFTSGNLRQYRKIHKNIDVKAIKNWARQILRGLVYLHSHNPPIIHRDLKCDNIFVNGNHGEVKIGDLGLAIVLQQPTAQSVIGTPEFMAPELYEEKYNELVDIYSFGMCMLEMVTCDYPYSECKNPAQIYKKVTTGIKPAALRKVSDPQIKDFVEKCIVPAAERFSAKELLKDPFLQVENPKELTRDPVLLTYKSFKGLNLKSGPSTMDIDPDYKQHYESTGTESNLSSPESSVLEFLRTNTRHEFRLRGKLNDDNSVSLTLRISDFSGRVRNIHFLFYLNTDTAISVAGEMVEQLELADHNVAFIAELIDDLILKLVPGWKPSFNNPSSGPIGSNGIIEDQPSIVSVASKVLDEDASTSDVKIDELANCNNNGCCEGLGWCGSELEHPDSYSGDNKLQGDTTGAGIFVPVNKHMKNLELQLPDLICRSHSKSSTSSCKSICLADKGPDVELQMELASIEEQYEQWFQELSKMKEEALEETRKRWAEKKRLAGHQLGAC from the exons ATGATTACTGAGCTTTTCACATCTGGGAATCTAAGACA ATACCGCAAGATTCACAAAAACATCGATGTGAAGGCTATAAAGAACTGGGCTAGACAAATACTCCGTGGTTTGGTGTATCTTCATAGCCATAACCCACCTATTATTCACAGGGACTTAAAATGTGACAATATATTTGTTAATGGTAATCATGGTGAAGTTAAAATTGGCGATCTTGGATTGGCAATTGTCTTGCAGCAGCCTACTGCTCAAAGTGTCATTG GAACTCCTGAATTTATGGCTCCTGAGCTCTATGAGGAGAAATATAATGAACTTGTCGACATATACTCTTTTGGGATGTGCATGTTAGAGATGGTAACTTGTGACTATCCATATAGTGAATGCAAAAATCCAGCTCAAATCTATAAGAAGGTTACCACA GGCATTAAGCCTGCTGCTCTTCGCAAGGTGAGTGATCCCCAAATCAAGGATTTTGTTGAGAAGTGCATAGTTCCAGCTGCTGAGAGATTTTCTGCAAAGGAGCTTCTCAAGGATCCATTCCTTCAAGTTGAAAATCCAAAGGAATTAACCCGTGATCCAGTACTGCTAACCTATAAAAGTTTCAAAGGATTAAACTTAAAATCTGGTCCTTCGACGATGGACATAGATCCTGATTATAAGCAGCATTATGAAAGCACCGGCACAGAGAGCAACTTGAGTAGCCCTGAAAGTTCAGTCTTGGAGTTCCTAAGAACAAATACAAGGCATGAATTTAGGTTGAGAGGAAAGTTAAATGATGACAACTCAGTATCATTGACCTTGCGTATATCTGATTTTTCCG GTCGAGTTAGGAATATACATTTTCTCTTTTACCTCAACACTGATACGGCAATTTCAGTAGCGGGTGAAATGGTTGAACAACTTGAGTTAGCAGATCATAATGTGGCTTTCATTGCCGAGTTGATTGATGACTTGATACTCAAGCTTGTACCTGGTTGGAAGCCTTCCTTTAATAATCCCTCGTCTGGGCCAATAGGTTCCAATGGAATTATTGAAG ATCAACCTTCAATAGTATCAGTTGCTTCCAAGGTACTGGATGAAGATGCTTCAACAAGTGATGTTAAAATAGATGAGTTGGCTAACTGCAATAACAATGGATGCTGTGAAGGCTTAGGTTGGTGTGGCTCAGAATTAGAACACCCGGATTCATATTCTGGTGACAATAAATTGCAAGGAGATACCACCGGTGCTGGCATCTTTGTCCCAGTTAACAAACATATGAAGAACTTGGAGTTACAGTTGCCAGATCTAATATGTAGATCTCATTCTAAAAGCTCAACAAGCAGCTGTAAATCAATATGCTTAGCAGATAAAGGTCCAGATGTTGAGCTTCAGATGGAATTAGCTTCCATTGAGGAACAATATGAGCAGTGGTTTCAAGAGCTTTCTAAGATGAAGGAGGAAGCATTGGAGGAGACTAGAAAAAGATGGGCAGAAAAGAAGAGGCTGGCGGGTCATCAGTTGGGGGCATGTTGA